The Streptococcus oralis genome segment TCAACCACCAGGTAAGAAAATCCAGTCTCTCAACCTCATGAGTGGTGGTGAAAAAGCCCTTTCGGCTCTGGCCTTGTTGTTCTCAATCATTCGAGTCAAGACGATTCCTTTTGTTATCTTGGATGAGGTAGAGGCGGCACTAGACGAAGCCAATGTTAAACGTTTTGGGGATTACCTCAACCGCTTTGACAAGGATAGTCAGTTTATCGTCGTGACCCACCGTAAGGGGACCATGGCGGCTGCGGATTCTATCTATGGAGTTACCATGCAAGAATCAGGTGTGTCAAAGATTGTTTCGGTTAAGTTAAAAGATTTAGAGGAAACAATAGACTAGTTACCAAACGATAGCATCTCTTAGGAGGTGCTATTTTTTAAAACTCATAGCTTGAATTGTCTATCAAGGTCAGTTTAGGCGCAAAAAACGACATTTGGGATTTCCTCTTAGCGAAAAGACTTGCTCTATGATATAATAGTTTCATGATTACAACAGTACCTATTAAGAACGAAAAAGACATTGCAGTACCCGGAAAAACAGTCCTTGTACTAGGTTATTTTGATGGCATCCACAAGGGGCATCAGAAACTCTTTGAAGTAGCCAGTAAGGCTTCTATGAAGGACTATCTGCCAGTTGTCGTGATGACCTTTACAGAGTCGCCAAAACTTGCCTTACAACCTTACCAACCTGAGCTCATGCTTCATATCGTCAATCATGAGGAACGAGAGCACAAGATGAAGTGGCACGGAGTAGAGGCTCTCTTCTTACTTGACTTTAGTAGCAAATTTGCTAGTTTAACGGGTCAAGAATTCTTTGATACCTATGTTCGAGCTTTAAAACCAGCGATTATCGTAGCGGGATTTGATTACACCTTTGGTTCAGATAAGAAAACTGCGGATGATCTGAAGGATTATTTTGATGGAGAGATTATCATTGTTCCTCCGGTTGAGGACGAAAAAGGAAAGATTAGTTCCACACGAATTCGTCAAGCTATTCTTGATGGAGATGTCAAGGAAGTCAACCATCTACTAGGCACACCTCTCCCAACCCGTGGCATGGTCGTTCATGGAAATGCCCGTGGGCGTACTATCGGTTATCCAACAGCCAATCTGGTCCTCAGAGATCGAACTTATATGCCGGCAGATGGTGTCTATGTAGTCGATGTCGAAGTGCAACGTCAGAGATATCGTGGCATGGCAAGTGTTGGGAAAAATGTTACTTTCGATGGAGAAGAACCACGTTTTGAAGTCAATATTTTTGATTTTTCAGATGATATTTATGGTGAGACAGTCATGGTCTACTGGCTGGACCGTGTCCGTGATATGGTTAAATTTGACTCCATCGACGAGCTCGTAGACCAACTCCAGAAAGACGAAGAAATTGCTCGGAACTGGAAGGATGGAGAGTAGAAAAGTTTAAAAAAGTGAACCCTATTTTGTGTTTGCTTTTTTTTATTTTTGAAAGAAATTTTTATAGAGAGAAACATAATTGAAGGTTGATTGAAAATCTGTTAAAATAGTGATATTCATAACTTTAAAACCAAAGAAAAGAGACTAGTATGATTACAGGCGAATTAAAAAATAAAATTGATCAGCTGTGGGAAATGCTGTGGACTGAAGGAAATGCAAATCCTCTAACAAATATTGAACAATTGACTTATCTTCTATTTATGAAGGATTTGGATAGTGTCGAACTTGGACGCGAAAGTGATGCTGAGTTTCTAGGAATTTCTTATGAGGGAATTTTCCCAAAAGACAAACCTGAATACCGTTGGTCGACTTTTAAAAATATGGGAGATGCTCAGGAAGTCTATCGTTTAATGACACAGGAGATTTTTCCATTTATGAAGAATCTTAAGGGTGATACTGATGATACAGCTTTTTCACGTTATATGCGTGAAGCTATCTTTCAAATAAATAAACCTGCTACGCTCCAAAAGGTGATTTCTATATTAGATGAATTTCCAACCAGAGACTCAGGTATAGACTTTGATAGTGACACGCAGGGGATTAATGATATTGGCGACATCTATGAATATCTGCTATCAAAATTGTCAACCGCAGGTAAAAATGGACAATTTCGTACACCTCGTCACATCATCGATATGATGGTTGAGTTGATGCAACCAACTATCAAGGATATTATCTCAGATCCTGCTATGGGGTCTGCGGGTTTCTTAGTATCTGCTAGCCGTTACTTAAAGCGTAAAAAAGATGAATGGGAAACCAATCCAGATAATATCAACCATTTTCATAACATTATGTTTCATGGGAATGATACGGATACAACTATGCTTAGACTTGGTGCAATGAACATGATGCTGCATGGAGTGGAAAATCCACAAATTAGTTATCTTGACTCACTATCTCAAGATAATGAAGAAGCAGATAAATACACTTTAGTGTTAGCAAATCCTCCATTTAAGGGATCGCTTGACTACGATTCAACTTCAAATGATCTCCTTGCAACTGTAAAAACCAAAAAAACAGAATTACTTTTCCTTGCTCTTTTCTTGCGTACATTGAAACCAGGGGGACGTGCAGCAGTTATTGTACCTGACGGTGTCCTCTTTGGTTCTTCTAAAGCCCATAAAGGAATTCGTCAGGAAATTGTAGAGAATCATAAATTGGATGCTGTAATATCAATGCCAAGTGGCGTTTTCAAACCTTATGCTGGAGTTTCAACTGCCATTCTCATCTTTACAAAAACTGGAAATGGTGGAACGGATAAGGTCTGGTTTTACGATATGAAAGCAGATGGTTTAAGTTTGGATGATAAACGACAACCGATCAGTGACAATGATATTCCAGATATTATTCAACGTTTCCATCAACTTGACAACGAAGCAGAACGTAAGAGAACGGATCAGTCTTTCTTTGTTCCAGTCGATGAGATAAAGGATAATGATTATGATTTATCGATCAATAAATACAAAGAAATTGAGTATGAAAAAGTTGAGTATGAACCAACAGAAGTCATCTTAAAGAAAATTAATGATCTAGAAAAAGAAATTCAAGCTGGCTTGGCAGAGTTAGAAGAATTACTCAAGTAGGGAGATGGATGTATGAAAAAAGTGAAGTTGGGGGAAGTGACAATTAATATAGATAATCGTAGGAAACCTCTTAACAATCTTCAACGATCAGAGAAATCGTTCTCAAAAAAATATCCGTATTGTGGTGCAAATAATATTATTGATTATATAGATGAATATATTTTTGACGAAAATGAAGAAATCCTTTGTATTGCCGAGGATGGTGGCAATTGGGGTAAAGATGAGGAATGTACTTATGTGATGAATGAAAAGTGTTGGGTTAATAATCATGCCCATGTGCTTAAAATGAAAACAGGTATTGATATTAACTATATCAAACTTACTCTTGATTATTTAGATTTAACGTCATATATCACAGGTTCAACTAGAGGGAAGTTGACAAAATCCTCTTTAGATAAAATTGAGATTAGTTTACCAAATTATCATACACAGATTAGTATCTCAAAAAAAATATCTGACATACAGAAATTGATTACAAAAAAGGAAACACAAATTCAAAAATATAACGAGATCGTCAAATCCCGATATTTCGAGGAGGTGGTTGCATGAAGAAAGTGAAGTTAGGGGAAATTTGTGAGATACAAGCAGGAGGAACTCCTTCAAGAAATAAAAAAGAATTTTGGGTTCAAGGTAATATTCCCTGGGTAAAAATAAAAGATATAAATTCAAAATACATTTCTAAAGTTGAAGAACATATTACAGAATTAGGGTTGCAGTTTTCCTCAGCAAAATTATTTTCAAGAGGTACGATACTGTATACTATTTTTGCTACTATTGGTGAGGTAGCTATATTAGATATTGATGCTGCAACAAATCAGGCTATAGCAGGTTTACATTTAAAGTCTGAAAAAGTATTAAAAGATTATCTTTATTTTTTTCTTCTTTCTATTAAAAATAGAGTAAAAAACGATAGTAGAGGAGTAGCTCAGAATAATATTAATTTAACTTACTTGAAAAATATAGAGGTCCCTATTGTTGAAAATAGTATCCAGCAAGAAATTTGTAATAATTTAACTAAAATAAATCAAATAATTACTCAGCGTAATCAGCAACTCATAGAACTCTCAAACCTTGTAAAATCCCGATTTAACGAGATGTTTGGGAAAAATAAGCGATTTGAAAGTCTTGATAACTTATTTGATATTATAGATGGCGACAGGGGCAAAAATTATCCGAAATCAGATGAGTTGTTTGATGAAGAATATTGTTTATTTTTAAATGCAAAGAATGTTACAAAAAACGGATTTTCATTTAATATAAAGCAATTTATCACTGAAACAAAGGACAAATTACTTAGGAAAGGTAAATTAGAACGTCATGATATAGTTTTGACAACAAGAGGTACCATTGGAAATGTGGCCTACTATGATGAATCGATTAGTTATGATCATTTACGTATTAATTCAGGTATGGTAATTTTGCGTGCTAAGAAAACTGAATTAAATAGGCAATTTATCCTTTATGTTTTAAAGGATGATAATTATTATAAACGATTAATATCTGGCAGTGCTCAGCCTCAGTTACCAATAACAAAAATAAAAAAAATATTACTTCCCCTTCCCCCTCTTTCCCTCCAAAACGAATTCGCAGACTTTGTAGCTCAGGTTGACAAATCACAATTGGCAATTCAAAAATCTCTGGAAGAATTGGAAACCTTGAAAAAATCACTTATGCAGGAATATTTCGGTTAAGATCTGAGATGAAATAGCAGTTTTACACTATCGTTGTAATTACCGTAATTATTTGTTATAATACTTCAAAGGAGGAAATCAGATGGTCGTAAAAACAAGAAAACAAGGAAATTCAATCACCATTACGATTCCAAGTGAATTCAATATTCCAAGCGGTGTTAAATACGAAGCAAAATTGTTACCAAGTGGCGAAATTATCTTTACTCCTGAAGAATTGGATCATCAGGTCTCTTATGTTTCTGATGATGCCTTTAATTTAAAATTGGATACAATTTTTGATGAATACGACGATGTTTTCAAAGCTTTGGTGGAAAAATGACAGTCTATCTAACAGAAAAGCAAATTGAAAAAATCAATGCTTTAGTAATTCAACGGTATTCTCAAAATGAGCAAATTCAAACAGTTAGTCCTTCAGCGTTAAATATGATTGTGAACTTACCAGAACAATTTGTTTTTGGCAAACCTCTTTATCCAACAATTTTTGATAAAGCAACAATATTATTTGTACAATTGATAAAGAAGCATGTCTTTGCCAATGCCAATAAACGAACAGCTTTCTTTGTTTTGGTGAAGTTTTTACAATTAAATGGTTATCACTTTATTGTTTCCGTGGAAGAAGCGGTTGATATGTGTGTGACTATAGCGGTAGAAGCTTTGACTGATGAAAAAATGATAAGATACTCTAAATGGGTTTCTCAACATTCTGTCAGAGAAAAGGTCAAAAAGTAAGATAGTATGCTGGATTGAAATGAGCATAAGAAAATAAATAAACAGACAATATTAGAATTCTGAAATGCAGAAACTGATATTGTCTCTTTTTATTGATGAGTAATAATGAAAGTGAGAATTTATGGAATCAAAAGTTACAATTATCATACAAGAAATGTTACCCTTTTTAAACAATGAACAATTATTAGCATTGCGAGAGAGTTTAGAACGCCATCTAGTGGATGGAAAAAAGAAGCAGAAGTATTCAAATAATAATCTGTTGCAACTATTTATAACTGCTAAGCAGGTGGAGGGCTGTAGCGCAAAAACAATACGTTATTACCAGAGAACAATTGAAAATTTGTTTCATCATATTAAGGAATCTGTGACACAACTGACAACAGATGATTTAAGGAGTTATTTAGCAAATTATCAGTCTGAAAAGGACTGTAGTAAGGCGAATTTGGACAATATTCGGCGTATATTGTCCTCTTTTTTTGCTTGGCTTGAGCAAGAGGAATATATCATCAAGAATCCTATTCGAAGGATTAAAAAAATTAAAACAGAACAAACTGTGAAAGAAACTTATACGGACGAACATCTGGAAATTATGAGAGATAATTGTGAAAATTTAAGAGATTTGGCAATGATTGATCTACTAGCATCAACAGGTATGCGTGTAGGTGAACTGGTCCAGTTGAATCGTTCTGATATTGATTTTGAAAACAGAGAGTGCGTTGTTTTTGGAAAAGGTAAAAAGGAAAGACCCGTATATTTTGATGCTCGTACGAAAATTCATTTAAGAAACTATCTCAATGATAGAAAAGATGGTCATCCAGCTCTTTTTGTAACGCTACTTGGAAAAGCCCAGAGACTTGGAATTGCTGGTGTCGAGATTCGATTGAGAAAGTTAGGACAAAAACTTGGAATACAAAAGGTTCATCCACATAAATTCAGAAGAACCCTAGCGACAAAGGCTATTGATAAAGGAATGCCTATTGAGCAAGTCCAAAAACTACTTGGTCACAGCAAAATTGATACAACCCTGGCCTATGCTATGGTTAACCAAAGCAATGTCAAACATTCACACCAAAAATTCATCTCTTAACTGCAAATCCCGATTTAACGAGATGTTTGGGGATGATTCTAAGTTTGAAAAAGTTTTACTAGGATGTGTTTGTGATGTTAGAGATGGAACACATGACTCCCCTAAATATGTTGAAAAAGGTTATCCTTTGATTACTTCAAAAAATATTACAGGTGGTGTTATAGATTTCAGCAATACAAATCATATAACACAAGTGGATTTTAATAAAATTAATCAACGATCAAAAGTTGATTATGGCGATATATTATTACCTATGATAGGTACGGTAGGCAATCCGGTTGTAGTAGAAACTCATAAAAAGTTTGCAATAAAAAATGTTGCATTAATAAAGTTTTATGATAGATCAAAAGTAGATAATGTTTATATAAAAAATGTTCTTACTTCATTTTATTTTGATAAACAAGTTTTACAAAAGATTAGAGGAGGTACTCAAAAATTCATTGCACTAAAAGATATTAGGGGGTTACAGATCCCTCTCCCCCCTCTTGACCTCCAAAACGAATTCGCAGACTTTGTAGCTCAGGTCGACAAATCACAATTTGCTTGTGGGATAGTTATAAAACTGTGGAGAAATAGCTTGAAATCTAGTATAATATAGCTATCTATTTATTCAAAGTGAGAGAAAAATGGTAAATTTTGATTTTCTTTTAAATAACGAAGAGTATGAATCTTTTTCAAAGCCTTGTATAGAAGCTGAGAATATGATCGCGACATCTACTGTAGCTACTGCTTTTATGGCACGTCGTGCTCTTGAGCAGGCTGTTCATTGGATATATAGTCACGATTCATATTTAGAAGCTCCCTATCGTGCTACCTTATCTTCTTTGGTATGGGATGATGATTTTAGAGAGATTGTGGATCCTGAGCTCCATAGGCAGATTGTTCTTTTAATTCGATGGGGAAATCATGCTGCACATGGTGGAGAAATTAAGGAACGAGAAGCTATTTTGGCTTTGCATCATTTGTATCAGTTTGTCAATTTTATTGATTATTGCTACAGTAACGAGTTCGTGGAGCGTTATTTCGACGAGCAATTATTGCCACTTTCAGCAAACATCAAGTTTCGAGAAACGCCACAATCTATGGCGAAATTACAAAACAGTTTGTCAGATCTTCCTGATTTCGATGAACAGATGGCTAGTCAGTCATTGGCTGTTCAAGAGACTTATACTGAAAAACGTGAAACAGCAGCTCTACGGCAAGATGTATCTTTCCATATCGATCAACTATCTGAATCAGAGACAAGAAAACTCTTTATAGATATCGATCTCCGTTTAGCAGGTTGGACATTTGAGGAAAACTGTCGTGTTGAGGTAGCCGTTCATGGTTTGAAGCATGGTACAGGAACTGGATACTGTGACTATGTCCTTTATGGCAAAAATGGGAAAGTTCTAGCAATTGTTGAAGCTAAAAAGGCATCTGTAAATCCAGAAGTAGGGGAGGTGCAGGTCAAGGAATATGCTGAAGTTCTTGAGAAACAAATCGGCTATCGGCCAATTTGCTTTATTACCAATGGTTTAAAGCACTACATACTTGATGGTGTTAATCGTCGCCAGATTGCAGGGTTCTACTCTCAAGAAGAGTTGCAA includes the following:
- a CDS encoding type I restriction-modification system subunit M, with protein sequence MITGELKNKIDQLWEMLWTEGNANPLTNIEQLTYLLFMKDLDSVELGRESDAEFLGISYEGIFPKDKPEYRWSTFKNMGDAQEVYRLMTQEIFPFMKNLKGDTDDTAFSRYMREAIFQINKPATLQKVISILDEFPTRDSGIDFDSDTQGINDIGDIYEYLLSKLSTAGKNGQFRTPRHIIDMMVELMQPTIKDIISDPAMGSAGFLVSASRYLKRKKDEWETNPDNINHFHNIMFHGNDTDTTMLRLGAMNMMLHGVENPQISYLDSLSQDNEEADKYTLVLANPPFKGSLDYDSTSNDLLATVKTKKTELLFLALFLRTLKPGGRAAVIVPDGVLFGSSKAHKGIRQEIVENHKLDAVISMPSGVFKPYAGVSTAILIFTKTGNGGTDKVWFYDMKADGLSLDDKRQPISDNDIPDIIQRFHQLDNEAERKRTDQSFFVPVDEIKDNDYDLSINKYKEIEYEKVEYEPTEVILKKINDLEKEIQAGLAELEELLK
- a CDS encoding restriction endonuclease subunit S, with product MKKVKLGEICEIQAGGTPSRNKKEFWVQGNIPWVKIKDINSKYISKVEEHITELGLQFSSAKLFSRGTILYTIFATIGEVAILDIDAATNQAIAGLHLKSEKVLKDYLYFFLLSIKNRVKNDSRGVAQNNINLTYLKNIEVPIVENSIQQEICNNLTKINQIITQRNQQLIELSNLVKSRFNEMFGKNKRFESLDNLFDIIDGDRGKNYPKSDELFDEEYCLFLNAKNVTKNGFSFNIKQFITETKDKLLRKGKLERHDIVLTTRGTIGNVAYYDESISYDHLRINSGMVILRAKKTELNRQFILYVLKDDNYYKRLISGSAQPQLPITKIKKILLPLPPLSLQNEFADFVAQVDKSQLAIQKSLEELETLKKSLMQEYFG
- a CDS encoding restriction endonuclease subunit S; its protein translation is MKKVKLGEVTINIDNRRKPLNNLQRSEKSFSKKYPYCGANNIIDYIDEYIFDENEEILCIAEDGGNWGKDEECTYVMNEKCWVNNHAHVLKMKTGIDINYIKLTLDYLDLTSYITGSTRGKLTKSSLDKIEISLPNYHTQISISKKISDIQKLITKKETQIQKYNEIVKSRYFEEVVA
- a CDS encoding restriction endonuclease subunit S, with the translated sequence MFGDDSKFEKVLLGCVCDVRDGTHDSPKYVEKGYPLITSKNITGGVIDFSNTNHITQVDFNKINQRSKVDYGDILLPMIGTVGNPVVVETHKKFAIKNVALIKFYDRSKVDNVYIKNVLTSFYFDKQVLQKIRGGTQKFIALKDIRGLQIPLPPLDLQNEFADFVAQVDKSQFACGIVIKLWRNSLKSSII
- the xerA gene encoding site-specific tyrosine recombinase/integron integrase, whose amino-acid sequence is MESKVTIIIQEMLPFLNNEQLLALRESLERHLVDGKKKQKYSNNNLLQLFITAKQVEGCSAKTIRYYQRTIENLFHHIKESVTQLTTDDLRSYLANYQSEKDCSKANLDNIRRILSSFFAWLEQEEYIIKNPIRRIKKIKTEQTVKETYTDEHLEIMRDNCENLRDLAMIDLLASTGMRVGELVQLNRSDIDFENRECVVFGKGKKERPVYFDARTKIHLRNYLNDRKDGHPALFVTLLGKAQRLGIAGVEIRLRKLGQKLGIQKVHPHKFRRTLATKAIDKGMPIEQVQKLLGHSKIDTTLAYAMVNQSNVKHSHQKFIS
- a CDS encoding type II toxin-antitoxin system death-on-curing family toxin; translation: MTVYLTEKQIEKINALVIQRYSQNEQIQTVSPSALNMIVNLPEQFVFGKPLYPTIFDKATILFVQLIKKHVFANANKRTAFFVLVKFLQLNGYHFIVSVEEAVDMCVTIAVEALTDEKMIRYSKWVSQHSVREKVKK
- a CDS encoding AbrB family transcriptional regulator; this translates as MVVKTRKQGNSITITIPSEFNIPSGVKYEAKLLPSGEIIFTPEELDHQVSYVSDDAFNLKLDTIFDEYDDVFKALVEK
- a CDS encoding bifunctional riboflavin kinase/FAD synthetase, yielding MITTVPIKNEKDIAVPGKTVLVLGYFDGIHKGHQKLFEVASKASMKDYLPVVVMTFTESPKLALQPYQPELMLHIVNHEEREHKMKWHGVEALFLLDFSSKFASLTGQEFFDTYVRALKPAIIVAGFDYTFGSDKKTADDLKDYFDGEIIIVPPVEDEKGKISSTRIRQAILDGDVKEVNHLLGTPLPTRGMVVHGNARGRTIGYPTANLVLRDRTYMPADGVYVVDVEVQRQRYRGMASVGKNVTFDGEEPRFEVNIFDFSDDIYGETVMVYWLDRVRDMVKFDSIDELVDQLQKDEEIARNWKDGE